The following are encoded in a window of Methanocalculus alkaliphilus genomic DNA:
- a CDS encoding type II toxin-antitoxin system HicB family antitoxin, whose protein sequence is MKTFAAVLFKDDDMYVAECPEVGTVSQGFTIEEAITTLREATELYLEEFPLEEGRRPIITTFEVAEGVRV, encoded by the coding sequence GTTTGCGGCAGTGCTCTTTAAAGATGATGATATGTATGTCGCAGAGTGCCCTGAAGTAGGGACTGTAAGCCAGGGTTTCACAATAGAGGAGGCTATAACAACCCTCAGGGAAGCAACAGAACTATACCTTGAGGAATTCCCGCTGGAAGAGGGGAGGCGGCCAATCATTACAACATTTGAGGTGGCCGAAGGTGTCCGGGTATAA